One Niallia circulans DNA segment encodes these proteins:
- the kdpC gene encoding potassium-transporting ATPase subunit KdpC — MFATVARTSLLFMLICGLLYPLAVTGIASILLPQQADGSLIYGENGEVIGSKLIGQSFTDERLFHGRISSINYDASSSGTNNYAPTNAEMIERTKLSIAEWQQENPNQSLQDLPIDLITNSGSGLDPHITPEAARAQITRISTNTSISKQELLELIESQTEKKDWGLFGEQKVNVLQLNIELMKLIS; from the coding sequence ATGTTTGCAACCGTTGCAAGAACCAGCCTGCTGTTTATGCTTATTTGTGGATTGCTTTACCCGTTAGCTGTTACAGGTATTGCCTCTATTTTACTGCCACAGCAGGCTGATGGCAGTCTCATATATGGGGAGAATGGTGAAGTAATTGGCTCTAAGCTAATTGGTCAGTCATTTACTGATGAACGTTTATTTCATGGAAGAATCTCAAGCATTAATTACGATGCTTCAAGCTCTGGCACCAATAACTATGCTCCAACAAATGCAGAGATGATTGAGCGGACGAAGTTATCAATAGCAGAATGGCAGCAGGAAAATCCAAATCAATCATTGCAGGATTTGCCAATTGACCTTATCACAAACTCTGGTTCAGGGCTTGATCCACATATTACTCCAGAGGCAGCAAGGGCACAGATAACAAGAATCTCCACCAATACGAGTATATCAAAGCAGGAATTGTTGGAATTGATTGAGAGCCAAACAGAGAAAAAGGATTGGGGGCTGTTTGGGGAGCAAAAGGTAAATGTTCTGCAATTGAACATAGAATTAATGAAATTAATTTCCTAA